The Xiphophorus couchianus chromosome 6, X_couchianus-1.0, whole genome shotgun sequence genomic interval caagctctgcactgatGTTAGTTTTACACAGTGATGTTTGTTAGGAATGTTTCCTATCAGTGTCTTATTTATCAGGTCAGTCTCACATATATTAATATTCTAATGTGGGCAATCTTCAAATCCAGCCTTTATTTTGAGCATATGAATTCAATGGGGAGAAATATTTAGTGTTAAGATTGTTTTAAGCAAAACCTCTTTAGAGTAGATGTAAGTTTTATTTCTATACTTTAGTTCATTAAGCTCAATCCTTGTGAAGTGCTACAAGAGAAGACACTATGTTGTCCTGGTGgataaaaggtttgttttctgGAGACAGGATTTGATTTACCCATTAAAGAATTGGGCTGAAATTACAGTTTGGCTTGCTACTAAAATTCTCACTAAAATTACCACTGTGAGATTATCCCACAGTggtaaatatgaatatattttaaagctttaaagctttaaaacaacttCACTAGAGATGCTAAGAAAAGGGGCAATGACCCTCACTCTAAGCCTGCAAGACGCATACAGTGAGTTCACAAGATTGGCTAATCCATCACTTGTTAAAAAACATGTcataaattcttcttttttatgtgaGAGAACATACATGCATCATTTAGTTCTTGTGACCTGAATGTTGATGTTGTTTAACCACGCTGGACGATCTGTGCTGCTCTCCAATCTGCCCACAGCGTTTCTTCTTGGGTTGCCTTAGTAGCAGAGTATCAGGTTTAATCCAGACCAGGGACTGGAAGGACAAACAGTCTTTGCACATTCTCCACACCATATGGTGGCTTTTCATGCATTTTCACTCGAGATGTCCTTCTGGCTCCTGTTCTACCAGGGATGTTTTTCTACAGTTTGTACTAAAGCAGGTGCTAAGCTATATGTGTGTGCTGTCCTTATTGGAAAGGGTCTGATTCAATTATTTTCTCATAGGTTTATATGAGCATTTAAcatcaaacaataaaacattttaatttgctgaTTGTTCTGGCAGTCAATTGGAACAGGTGTCATCTACTGCTTTACAACAAATCTGATTGCATCCATATTTTTATGCACTCCATACATCCAGGTGACTCTAATGCAGGCCTATGAGTACATCCAGAGGATGAGAGCGGATATGCGCGGGACCAACCTTCAGGGGGCGCTGTCCTGGCTCTACCAGCAGCCCATGCAGCGTTCATATCCACGGCAGGTCTTTATCATCACTGACGGCTCCATCAGCAATGTGGCTAAGGTGCTGGAGTTGGTTCGCAGAAACACATGTGCTGGCAGGTATGGAAACCATGTGCAAACAtggaaaggaaaacaatgtttgaaTGAGGTCACACTGTCAAAAATTCATAGGTGAATTTACGGAAATATTGTGGAgatagaaaaatagaaataaaaaaaaagtgggacaCATATTGCAGAATTGAGCTGAGAAagtgaaaaaggaaacaaataaataaataaatcagcccCGCCCAGTAATCCCGTTAAGtgctctgctctgcagtgagagtcACGCCCATCAATTTCCCCCATGCAGAATAACTCCGTTTCTACCTCATTAGTATTCTCCTGGTGGACTGACTTTCTCCAAGGCATCTCAGCTGTCTCTTTGAAACACATGCACGTGTTTGTTGTTCGTTATTCTCAAACCTGATTGCAGTTAATATTGCAATCAGATGTGAGCGTGcgcatgtttgttgttttaaaatccaACTCCGGATCGCCTCTCTAGATGCTTTGGCCTCGGCCTCGGTCCCCGAGCCTGCAGGAGGCTCCTTCAGGGAATTGCCAAACTGACTGGAGGGACCACAGAGTTCTTCGATGATGAAGAAAGACTCCAGCCCAAGGTCAACACCAGCACAGCACTGCCATCTTCTGGAGATACATGAAACACACAGCAGCTACAGTTAAATTCTTGCTATTTTTGTATCGACCTGACATTTTCATCATCATATGaccagttaaatattttagatgacAAAGGCTTTGGTCAGTTTCTTCAGAGTCAACTCAtacaaaaatgtctaaaactaGAATACTACTAACTACaataataatcagaaaacaactaaatacaaagaaacatttgagaagaaagtaaaagcaaaaacagggCAATGAGATTAAACGTAATGATATATAATTTAATGCAAAACAGAAGTAAgtaatgaaaaagttcaatggaGATAATTCTAGAGAATTGGTGTCTGACCAGTTGAGATTGTGGTGTGGTCAGAACATGATAGTGTGAGAACCTCACGTTTTGACTACGGTCATTAGGAGATCTGGTATTTATCTTGGTGCAGTGACCAAAACCGAATCCTGAACTTATTGTGATTTGTTCTGAACTCTGCTGTAGTTAATCAAGTCTCTAAAGAAGGCCTTTGAACCTGTTCTGACGGATGTTCGGATTGACTGGTACCTGCCAGAGAACATGGAGGCCCTCCTTTCACCCAATGAAATTCCTCCATTGTACTCCGGAGATCGCCTAGTTGGATACTGCACTCTTTATGACATGACAAATTTCAAAGCAAAGAAGACAGAGGTATGGTGTCACAATTTGATTTggagtttgacattttgtaCATTCACAGGTGATTCAGAAACCAAATTTTAGCTTGccttttcacagaaaaacagagtGAATACTTACAGCACCCTATTTGTTAATTCATATACAACCACGTATAATATATGAATAATCCACTTCACAAGTAGACAAAAGTCTCTGTTggtttcacataaaatccaaagcaAATCTATTAATGTTTCTTATTGTAAGTCTACACAATGTTAAGAAACCTCAAAAGGTAAAAATATGTGCACACATTTTTACTGTTCAGTGCCAAGAAAGGGCCTACAGAGGTGTGCACCATGACTCCGTGGGTTCTGTTTTTACCCATTCGAATGATGAGCTTTCACCGCCTCCTTCATCTGAGCTCATGCCTGTGGTGATGCACTCCGACAGAACCGAGCTGGAGGAGGCTCTGAGAGAAATTTCAAGAGAAAtttcatctgagttttcttGTGCCAGAGACACTGACCTTGGAATAAGCCCAGGTGATACACAGGTCACTAAGCTGATTTAGATCTGGAGACATTGTTTCCATGGTGTTTCACAGCAGTCTTTTTGTCCAAAACAGGTGTGGAGCTGGATTGGTCCAGTGATATAAGGCGGAGGATCCAGCAGAGCTCCTACATTCAGGAGCAGTATGTTCTCACTCACTGCTCCCTGAGCAGCGAGCGAAGTCTTCAGACACAGTCCCACGTACACATTCATGCCTCAAGCTCTGACTCTGCAGGTGGGGGCTTTCTTTCTGATACCCATTCCTCTGGTCCAGTATTGGAAACAGGGTCTTTACCACAAGGCCTTGAGAGGATGGCTCCTCCAGAGCCATCATCCTTATCTCGCTGGGCAGACCCAGCATGGCAACAAAACCTTTCAGCGGACACTCCTGACAATGTTGCTaaaaaagtgagaataaaaGTTTTACCCATTGTTAAATTAGATTGATAGTTTAAACTTATTTTGGActtccttcatttttgtttttgtgccatCAGATTGGGCATCTAGATGGAGGCGACGAGTCTCGAAGAAGACAGAAAGCATTAGCTCGTTCTACAATGGCAGCAAGGAGTTTTTCATCACCACAGGGTGAACTGGAAATGCATCGCCTCCGGAGAGCTCTTGAGAGGGTCTCCTTTGACCAGACTCTTGGAGGACGGTTGGATGAAAGTGAGGGAGAAACAAGGCCTTCATCAAGAGGGACAGTTTCCCACAGAAGCCTGTCTGACTCCAGTGAGtaagaaagaatgaaaaagaCACTTTTCCTAATTCAGTTTCATCACAGAGTTTAAACCAGATATCAATacacaacttttaaaaagtcgtgtttttttgtctgaatataCAACATTAAATCATGTCAGATCTTTTCAGTGATCACTCcaaaacaatgaatattttGACCTTAAGTCACCTTTTACTAACTTGGGCAGTATATTTTGGTTGATTGTCCATTTGAAAGACCCATTTGCACCCAAGGTTCATGGTCCTGACTGATATCTTGAGCTGTTTCTGtcatatttacacacatttccTCATGATGCCATCTATTGTGTGAAGTACAATTGTCCATATTGTAGCAAAATATACACACAACACAGTGCTGCAACCCTTTTCCCTTTTGGATCCTCCAGACGGACTCCTGTTTCCTGCTTCGCCCCTGGACTGGGACAGCCTCACTGACCCAGAGTATCTATTTACTGCTGCTCAGCCTGAAGATCCTCCCTCAGGTCAGTGTCGCTCCATCATTCATGGTCTGCTGAGTGGCAAACCTGTGTCCTGGGAGGTTACTGTGGACATGGGACATCTCTGGCCACCGGAAGACCAGGACACCACTGGAGTCAATGAATGTAGAATTGGTGGGGACGATGTAGGAAAGCCATGGGAGGAGATCATTCACCATCTGACGGCTCGCTCAGTAATAAGGGACTTTGAAAAGCTGGCAGAAAAAGAGAGTGAAACTGGACATGGTAATGATCGTTACACACACTATCAATGTCACATTTATTTCCGtggcaacagaaataaatgtgttgtcacttacatttatttccattcaGGGTCAGGTAAACGGTATCGCATGAAGGCTATTCAGACAAGCAAGCACTGTAACATCATATGCATGTACACAGCCTTCACCATTACCAATGGCAGCACAAGCAAAGGCTTGACTGAGAGCACAGACGTCCGAAACACAGGTATGTTATAAAGTTACATTGGCTATGAAAAGCTTCATGGTTTCACTTTTTGACAGTGTTGTTTGGACCAAATGTGCAACGCTTGAAGAAACAAACCCAAAAAGGCCTACAGATGAAATTGTAGAGGGTTCTTCTACACATTGTTGGCTTTCTATCCCTGTTCACTTCAAAGTTATGAGCCATCTTGCATtggtctatcaaataaaattccACTGAATATTTTAGTGTTCAGTGGAATTGAACAGATATGGTAAAAATATGTGCACAAGGGTGAGAGCACAAGGGAGAAACAACCCGTTTCTTTCTGAATTAGCATTTATGGGCAGACTTACTAAATAGACATGTTATAGGGTGATTTACTGTAAAAAGACGAGGATCGTGCTATAATTCAGACGGCAGATTGCTGGTTATGCTTTTGCTGTATTTTCCTGTTCATGTAGGGATTCATATGGGGAACAGGCAAACTTCTCAGCCTGGAGGTCGCAGGCAGGGGGTTTATTCTGCCGGTCTGGGAAGACGGCGGATCAGCGGCGAAAGTGAAGAGGCTGAAGACACCTGGAACTTTACAGGTAGACCACACCAAAAAGATACCAGCACCTACATCTTTTAACCAAACTTTACATCAGTCGTTGAGTTTCTTTCAAATAGAGATGTCACTTCTGTAAGCTTACATCTTGGAATATTAGTGAATATTGACAACAATGACGACACTTCCCTTACTTCACAAAACCTTCAGTCTAGGAAAatccaaaatacataaatttttaAAGGTCTTTATTTCCATTCAGCACTACAGTTgtatatgtctttttttattctaccTCAACGCTAACGAGGCAAACTCATTTTAGTGTAATATTATCCTGCATGCTcaaaaaaccccacagaaaATAcagtatgaattatttttaaagtaaaattccATCACAACtatatattttagaataaatctAATATTCACACCATGTTTGAAACATTcttgtttaatgttttccttcaatCTCAGACGCAGGTGGATTCTGTTCCATGGCTACTGTAACAACAGGGATGTCGTGCAATCGTTCACAGCGCTCTATAGAGAGCAAGTCAATGGAGAGCTTCTTTAGTACCAGGTAATGTTAATATTGTAATCTCTGTGAAACAATATGTAAAATTCAGTGTGAGATAGGTGAAAGAGGACTCATAAATGTAGGCCATAAATAGACTCCAGCACAACTAGGCACAAATATTTTGGTATCCTTAATCATTTGCTGTTCAAGTCTCGTTTGTACTTGcattattttcaaagtaaaattttttggGTTTTGCAGGTTCCAGCTGGGTCGACTCAGGTCCTCTATTTCATCCGGAAAACAGGTTCCCCTCAAATCTCACTGTCTATCAGCAGAGACCGACAAACAGCCAGAGAGTGAAACTCCAGACTACCAGCCCCTGGTGAGGTGGAACCACATCCAGCACAAGccacaatattttgtttttatttttaaacatggtGTAATTGATAATGTATTAATGGCATTACATTCACATTGTTCTataccaggggtgtcaaactccagtcctcaagggccactgccctgcaacctttagatgtgcctctgctgcaccacatctgaatagaataattaggtcattagcaaggctctggagaactgatctacacaagaaggaggtaattaagccattccattctagtgttttgtacctgtggcacatctaaaaactgcaggacagtggccctcaaggactggagtttgacacccctgttctaTGCTATTAGATACTACATACATGCTGAGCCAGAGACTGATACTCAGTGGTGTAAATTTCTATTtccatgaaaataaacattgcatTTCCATTGGGAAGTCAAGCAGTGTGAGGTCCAGTGTGATGTTACTTACATTAAGTGAGGATTTTCAGGACCATGTCGTCTACTGGTGTTTATCTTCTTTGCTTTGTTGAGTCCAGTCAGTGCAATCATCTTCTCTACCAGGAAATGTTAGATCAGTTTGGGTCCATTGAGGAGCTATTGATTGCAGCTATTGACCTGACCTGTACTTGACTGGTCATCAAACGTGCCTGACCTGAACCCTGTAAAGAATCGGTGAACGATTGTCAAGTGGAAGATGGAAAACACAGGACGTAAGGGTGCAAATCATTATCAATACCAACTTTGTCAAGTTTGTCCACACAAATAAGGAATTTGACTGATGGTTAAAGTCTAACTAGTTTGTGTCTAGGGTGTGTGGGGGACTGCAGATGTATTagctactttatttttttacaagccTTAGATGGAGGGAAGATCAGTTCAAATTATTCTCTCTGCAGACCCAGGGGCactgccaggaatcttgggctccctgacaaaaatttaaattgggCCCCCccatgcagctgctgttacaatttttgagtcttttgagggacaagttaaatatatgaatatcttggtaatttttttccttaatttattagatgctagtgaaatggaggcaaagagtagtctgtagctaagctaactatgctaaatggttgataatctcacagtctacccacctctcttggagaaaaaacGGGTTATAAAGTGACACTcttgcctttttctctctctccctctctatttttttaatgttttttttttttttttttgaaaacctaactttattatttttcttagcagtaTAGTAACAGCCAAAGTCGTTCTTGTtttctactgactgctgctgaacaccttcACCGACAAGCGCTCCAAGCAGGAACAAatcatttcatgcagatccagggggcTTCAGGGCAAATatagatgtgtgtgttttggtctgggagtgggaacattacatttttacttctaaaaacaatcttcgaaaatacaatatgatacattttgtaattgacagggccccaattttattttttaattctatgaacaaagaataaatgaataaattgtggagggccccctgttggtcaggTGCCCTTAAAATTGTCATAACCTTTCCCCCCTATACGGCGCCCCCGTGCCGACCTAATCGTTTGTTGCAGTTTGAACCTGTCTTGATTTGTGGGTGAGCTAAACCTCATAGTGATGGATGTGCACACAACAGATTGAACAAGGCCAGTGTAAACAATGACCAGCTGCTCCTCTGGGAGGTTGTGCTCCTTGAGTTGCCCTtgaaagtacagtctctgctgggCCTTCTCCTCTCAAGGTTGCTGTTAAAGTAACCTTTGCCTCTTTTATGTCAAAATGAAAAGGATCCCAAGCCACATATTGAGTGCATATTCTTAACAGTATGTCCAGTGTGTCTTTTTCATTGGTCTTAACACTAATTTATGGTCCTTTTCTTAGGTGCATTTACAACTTGCATCAGGGGCTTTTCTCCTGACGGTGACGTACTCAGAGTGTGTCCAAATCCCCTTGGACCGCCTTAAGAGAGCATCACCTTACAGCCTTCACCGACGTAGCCTCAGCCCAGCTTTTCGCTGCACTTCTCCCAGCGCTCCCTCTTTGTCCACCTCTGCCAAGCCCCCAGGTGCTCCCACGATTCACCATGTCACCTTTTCTCCTTCCTCGTGCTCTCTGGCCAAACCGGGTGCTCCTCCCTTCCACCACACTCCAATGGACAACCCTTTGATTTTGGAGTCGAGGCTTCTGCGAAAACATTTGTCGGACCGAGACCCTGTCACCTCTCCCCCTGATCTCCCGAGCTCTGAGGAGGGATCCTTGGAGCTGTCTATTGGTCCCTCTCACAGTCAAAGCCTTGGACAAGCAGACAGCGGCCGTGGTTCAGAGACTGATATATACGAGGGGACTTCAGCAGAGCTAGCAGACCTCCAGGGTAGCAGCCAGTTGGCTCAGGAAGATCTAGAAGGTTCCACCTGGGCCACCGCTGTAGCTCTGGCGTGGCTGGAGCACCGGTGTGCTGGCTACTTCATGGAGTGGGAGCTGGTGGCAGCAAAAGCAGATTTCTGGTTGCGCTGTCAGAAACTGCCAGAGGGAGTGGACCTTGCAGGGCTAAGAGGAGCAGCCAGacagctgtttctgctgctgcgcCACTGGGATGAAAACATCAAGTTCAACATGCTGTGTTATAACCCCAATAATATGTGAGACAGTCAGTTCAGAGGTACAAAAACAGATCCACAATCATGTGGAAAAATTAGGACACcccaactatttttttttatattttgtttttaagaaatgttcGCATGTTGATTTGTAATTAGCAAGAAATTTTGAtaaagatttgtttgtttgtaaaatttgtttataagtaagcaaaaatgaaaattgttttccttattaaagaaaggaaataaatgagcaaaaagtTAGAACACTCCACCCACTAAAAGCTAGTTTTTGCCCCTTTGACTGAAATGACTTCAGTCACTGCTTGTATCCACCTGCCAGTCTCTGATATTGCTCTGAGTAAAGTTTGTCCCACTCCTCACATTCAGCTGAGAGATGTTTGAGGGGTTTTAAGTCACTGCACAATGTCTCACAAAAATCTGATCTGGGCTTTGACTTTCCATTTCTTAATGGTCTTTGGAGAATTCACTGTTAATTTGGGGAGCACTGTCATTATGTAAGGACCGGTTCTGCTTCgtctttagttttgttttttttaagtcttgcaTCCTCTGATACATGGTGGAATAATGGTGGATTCTGCAAGGGTGAGCTGCCATGTTCTGCTATAGCAAAGCATCCTCAAATAATGACACTTCCACCTCTGTGCTTCAAAGTTGATATGAGGTTCTTTTCCTAGAATGCTGTGTTTAGTTTATGTCAATCATACTCTCTCTTCTGATGcccaaatatattttatgtggaCTCATCTGTCCGAAGAACATTATTCCAGAAGCCCTGGTGTTTGTCTGCATTCTCCATTACCAAAGTAAGGCTTCtggctttctgtttttcttaagAGAGCAAAGGACACttgcttttccttttaacaACTCCCGTGAGTAAAACTTGTGCAGTTTCAAATTTGTGTTCACTCTCACTTCAACAGACAAGATCACACCAAATATAAATGACTGAGGTTTAAACTGGGCAAATCGCCTTGAAAATGTTGGCTAACAATGTTCCAGTCATTTGCACTtgataaaaagtaataaatgtgAGAAAGTCCTAATTCATTCCTAATCAgaaatagcatttttatttcattttgtataaaatgtatttcttttctcttttgccGTTTTATCTTATGTATATTATTTGAATTATCTGATATGAAATATCCAAATGTCCAAGCTCAATAGAAAGAGACATAGGCTATTGTAGGGTGTCTTACTTTTTTCACGACTGGATAACAAAAGCTGTACTTTATTAGTTGATACTGTAAATCAGTGCCAAATGCACCCCAATTTACAAAAGTGACCTTTTATTATAAATTTGCTTTATGCAAACACAGGAATGCCTTGACCATCTGAATAAGCTTTTTGTAGTTTAGACTGTAGCTTAAAGTCTATGTTATGTATACTATGCCAAACAAAGAATCAGTCAATGATTGTCATGTTGGCTATTAGATAAACTGATGAAAGTTTAGCTCACACAATCAACATAATAATACAACATAATGGAAGCTAAGCATTTGCTTTACTGTGTACAAAAGgaataaaagttttaatctgttttatttgtctggATCCAGTCAGTTCACATCTACAAAATAGTGCTCCAGCTTTCTCCCACAGACCAAAAATATTACTACTGGGGTACTTCGTATACTATTTGTCCTTATGTATGAGTGTGAGCAGAATAGATGCCTGCAGACCTGTCCAGGAAGAACCCCTCCTCTCATCCAATGAACGCTGGAACCAGACACCAGGACCCCAGGGGTCCTTTGTGGATGACAGGACAGACAAAggatgtatatttatttttctggaaaatctGGGCAAGCTTCATACTTTTTAAGACTGAACAGGAACCCTGTATTAAAATCCTGAAATCttaagtaaacattttttatttaagttttaagtTTGTATAAGTCTGAATATCTCTCATGTCCATTGATTTTGAGCGACTATTACAAAATGTGATACATTAGAACTGCTAATCAAACCACTCAGTGACCTCCCACTGGTAGATATTGCATATTTGAGTCATATAACCCTATTTCTTTAGAACATaatataatagaatagaatttatTGATCCCAATCAGAACTCTATTTGCTGACAAGCTACACCATCCAAGGTCTAAATATTACTAAACACAAATAGAACCATAAGCAATATAAATTTAACAATGTGATACTGTAAGTAAATTAAATGACtacatataaaattaaaataatgtataGTAGGCTATTAGTACAAAAAAGGACTTTAAGTATGGCTTATATTAATTCTTGCAGTTACTACAAAACCAAGTGTGCAAGAAGTTTGTGAATCCTTTAGTTCACCAAAAAGATGAGTTGACTGATGAGGACCACAGTCCTGTCTTCTTGCTTCACCAAAAAGATgggtacaaaatgaaaaagtcaTAAACGCCAAGAAGCTAAATGATCAgcaatttcctttttaaaataaaattgacctGAGACAAAACATTCATAGTTTTTGTATCCTGAATAATGCAAATGTAATGTGATAATTATGAATACACACTGGTAATCATTACTGTTTAAGGTTTATTTGCAgtattgcataaaaaacaaaacaaaaaaaaaagaatgcaggCTTTCACCAAATATCAGATTCATGTTGATATGTAGTCGATTTAACACTTCTGAATCTACGGTTAGCTCTTCAGATCTTATCACATCTTATCAAATCCATCACATTCTGTGTATGAACAAATTATTTCTAAGCATACATGATTTTTCCACAGCACTTGAAAACTTCCAATTGTGTAACAACAAAAAGACTCCTGAGAATTCATCCTTTCCGTTGTCATGTCTTTGACTGCAAGCCACAGCAGTGTGCACTAGCCGGgtacagcagcagctgagcttGAACGACAAAGCAGGAAACAAAGACAAGAAGCAACAAATGGCAACTTGTATCCACCTAGCAACAGTCTTTCACAGT includes:
- the vwa5b2 gene encoding von Willebrand factor A domain-containing protein 5B1, which produces MVGLRNRSTWEPLLLKASCIKSCANGCSMGITAQLTYANADTESVEGVFVYPLEEKEVVVGFEAMIAGRLVGVQIQSRGKLKDCCLECCPGSGLDGHYGSGQEWRCCCGMSGLDIQCTNGHLILDEDLERTTFIVGCGVIGPMDIVSVIISTTLELPTLENGAIRIVYPTLLTPVVTSQLTASKSENGGKSEDTGATSCFGATSGKQDRAVDSEQQCSHGLFSSPAVNLAPYELNFQLLVRGACLLAGLESPTHALRADADPSAQSASATYITLAQEHPYDRHIEIILHLSEPHSPLVILEKGRLSFSRYEQQICSRRDYIRYTRKDSEPERRLEYIRRRYHKDILCSPVLMLNFCPDLLSEPLELHKATRELLFLIDRSGSMSGTNIQRVKEAMAVALKSLPTGTMLNIAGFGTTIKPLFTSSKLCTDVTLMQAYEYIQRMRADMRGTNLQGALSWLYQQPMQRSYPRQVFIITDGSISNVAKVLELVRRNTCAGRCFGLGLGPRACRRLLQGIAKLTGGTTEFFDDEERLQPKLIKSLKKAFEPVLTDVRIDWYLPENMEALLSPNEIPPLYSGDRLVGYCTLYDMTNFKAKKTECQERAYRGVHHDSVGSVFTHSNDELSPPPSSELMPVVMHSDRTELEEALREISREISSEFSCARDTDLGISPGVELDWSSDIRRRIQQSSYIQEQYVLTHCSLSSERSLQTQSHVHIHASSSDSAGGGFLSDTHSSGPVLETGSLPQGLERMAPPEPSSLSRWADPAWQQNLSADTPDNVAKKIGHLDGGDESRRRQKALARSTMAARSFSSPQGELEMHRLRRALERVSFDQTLGGRLDESEGETRPSSRGTVSHRSLSDSNGLLFPASPLDWDSLTDPEYLFTAAQPEDPPSGQCRSIIHGLLSGKPVSWEVTVDMGHLWPPEDQDTTGVNECRIGGDDVGKPWEEIIHHLTARSVIRDFEKLAEKESETGHGSGKRYRMKAIQTSKHCNIICMYTAFTITNGSTSKGLTESTDVRNTGIHMGNRQTSQPGGRRQGVYSAGLGRRRISGESEEAEDTWNFTDAGGFCSMATVTTGMSCNRSQRSIESKSMESFFSTRFQLGRLRSSISSGKQVPLKSHCLSAETDKQPESETPDYQPLVHLQLASGAFLLTVTYSECVQIPLDRLKRASPYSLHRRSLSPAFRCTSPSAPSLSTSAKPPGAPTIHHVTFSPSSCSLAKPGAPPFHHTPMDNPLILESRLLRKHLSDRDPVTSPPDLPSSEEGSLELSIGPSHSQSLGQADSGRGSETDIYEGTSAELADLQGSSQLAQEDLEGSTWATAVALAWLEHRCAGYFMEWELVAAKADFWLRCQKLPEGVDLAGLRGAARQLFLLLRHWDENIKFNMLCYNPNNM